The Acidobacteriota bacterium genome includes a window with the following:
- a CDS encoding LD-carboxypeptidase, giving the protein MTYEKIGFIAPSTCLSLKERPVLHRTARLLREALGVQAVYFSPHLFSCDTEIDHVTAPVDDRAAVFKEAIRELDLIISVAGGTGAEDLVRKIDAKDLRVIRTRRPLFVGFSDFTFLLNEIYHACRLPVIYFPSLKVGKGDFHNLLALITGQEIEYKGSAWLTPPPPRRLSGIPIGGNLSTFVNFLNRGNPPKFSWRRHILFIEDVQVDVEDLHRLLAALRRHDVFAGIKGLVLGSLTPPGKGQFPKKEQREAVRFVRSYLADVIHDRRRQGDPLPILTVTNFGHNIRRNLMAVPIGGKVTISRSKRIVFRLSRRSPRNHQGS; this is encoded by the coding sequence ATGACCTACGAGAAGATCGGCTTCATCGCCCCCTCAACCTGCCTGTCCCTCAAGGAGCGGCCCGTCCTCCACCGGACGGCCCGGCTCCTGCGCGAGGCCCTGGGCGTTCAGGCCGTCTATTTCAGCCCCCACCTGTTTTCGTGCGACACCGAGATCGACCACGTCACGGCCCCGGTCGACGACCGGGCGGCCGTCTTCAAGGAGGCCATCCGGGAGCTCGACCTGATCATCTCGGTCGCCGGCGGAACGGGAGCCGAGGACCTGGTCCGCAAGATCGACGCCAAGGACCTGCGCGTCATCCGGACCCGGCGCCCCCTCTTCGTCGGCTTCTCGGACTTCACCTTTCTCCTGAACGAGATCTACCACGCCTGCCGCCTGCCGGTCATCTACTTCCCGTCGCTCAAGGTCGGCAAGGGCGATTTCCACAACCTCCTGGCCCTCATCACCGGGCAGGAGATCGAGTACAAGGGCTCGGCCTGGCTGACCCCTCCCCCGCCCCGCCGGCTCTCCGGCATCCCCATCGGCGGCAACCTCTCGACCTTCGTCAACTTCCTCAACCGCGGCAACCCGCCCAAGTTCAGCTGGCGCCGGCACATCCTCTTCATCGAGGACGTCCAGGTCGACGTCGAGGACCTCCATCGCCTGCTGGCCGCCCTGCGGCGCCACGACGTCTTCGCCGGCATCAAGGGCCTTGTCCTCGGCTCGCTGACCCCGCCGGGCAAGGGCCAGTTCCCTAAGAAGGAGCAGCGCGAAGCCGTCCGGTTCGTCCGCTCCTACCTCGCCGACGTCATCCACGACCGCCGGCGCCAGGGCGATCCCCTGCCCATCCTGACGGTCACGAATTTCGGCCACAACATCCGGCGGAACCTCATGGCCGTGCCGATCGGCGGCAAGGTCACGATCTCCCGCTCCAAGCGGATCGTTTTCCGGTTGAGCAGGCGCTCCCCCCGGAACCACCAGGGCTCCTGA